The window GCGATGCGTCGACTGTTGATTGATAACGCAAGAAAAAAGCACGCATTGCGTCGCGGTGGAGACATGCAACGACTGGAAATCTCTTGTTTAGAACTACCGGCGACAGAATCACAAGTCGACTTGGAAGCGATCAGTGCGGCTCTGGATGGACTTGAAAAGGCGTTCCCGCAAATTGCTGCCGTCGTCAAACTCAAGTACTTCTGCGGGTTTACGATCAATGAAATCGCCGAAGCGCTTGGAATTTCGGTCTCCACAGTAAAACGCCACTGGTCCTATGCTCGAGCGCGTTTGCACGCGGAGCTAGATTCGAGTCCATGAGTGCATGCTCAAGAACTCTTGACAGAAAACTTCAGCTTTGAATGAGCGCATTTTTACCTGGAATCCGCACTGACCTTGAGGAGACCAGGAATGGCACTAGAACGAAACGAAGCAGACCTATTTGCCGCGGTTTTGGATGTAACTGAATCCGAGCGACCTGAATTTTTGCAACAAGCCTGTGGCGATGACCTCGAATTACGAGCGCGTCTGGATCGATATTTGCGCGCGCATCAAGCTGACAATGGTCCGTTGGACGCCAGCCCAGCGGATATTACCAGCGTGATGAACGACCTAATCGCGGACTGTCGGGTTGGATCGCGAGTTGGACCTTACAAGTTGCTTGAGCAAATCGGCACCGGCGGGATGGGCGTGGTTTTTATGGCCGAGCAGCGCGAGCCGGTCAAACGGACCGTAGCGCTGAAGATTATCAAGCCAGGCATGGACACACAGCAAGTGATTGCCCGATTCGAGGCCGAACGTCAGGCGCTAGCGCTGATGAACCACCCCAATATTGCCAAAGTCTTGGATGTCGGCACGACCGATTCTGGATTGCCGTACTTTGCCATGGAGCTAGTCAAAGGCATTCCGGTCACGGATTATTGTGACGAACATCGGCTCGATACTCGACAGCGGCTGGAGTTGTTTGTCCAGATTTGTCGAGCCGTCCAGCATGCCCATCTCAAGGGTGTGATCCACCGCGATCTCAAACCATCCAACGTGCTGGTTGAACTCCACGACGTTCATCCAGTTCCCAAAGTCATCGACTTCGGCGTCGCCAAAGCCGCCCATCAATCTTTGACCGATCGGTCCCTACATACCGGTTTTTCGCAGATGATCGGGACGCCAGCGTACATGAGTCCCGAACAGGCCCAGTTGAGTGGACTGGATGTCGACACCCGCAGCGACGTTTATTCCCTGGGGGTGATCCTGTATGAACTGCTAACCGGCGAGACGCCCT of the Novipirellula artificiosorum genome contains:
- a CDS encoding ECF-type sigma factor, whose product is MSEVTRILSDIENGDSAASEQLLPLVYDRLRKLAVHRMAQEKPGQTLQATALVHEAYIRLVDVEQAQHWNSRGHFFAAAAEAMRRLLIDNARKKHALRRGGDMQRLEISCLELPATESQVDLEAISAALDGLEKAFPQIAAVVKLKYFCGFTINEIAEALGISVSTVKRHWSYARARLHAELDSSP